The DNA window GGATGAAGCTGCAATGGAGCGAAAACAACATCTGGTAAGCGATATATGGCGTTTATTCGAACTGGAGAGGAATGTACCGAAGGAATTAGGGTTACATGGGATGCTGGCTGATGTGGAGATGCGGAAGGCTGCCCAATTCATTGCAGCCAATGCGTTCGGTCCAATCGATATGAAGGACTTGGCGTTCTCACTGCAGCTTACCCCGGTGCAGTTGACGAGACGTTTTCGCGCGGCTTACGGAATGACTCCTTCCGATTATACGACTCGACTCCGCTTGGACAAGGCTAGCAAATTACTACTGGAAACAGAGCTTAGTATCGACAAAATCGCGCAACTGTGTGGATACGAGAATGGCTTCTATTTGAGCCGCATATTCCGGAACAAGCGGGGGATGCCCCCTTCACAGTATCGCAACATGCCTCGCGTCTAGCTTCAGATCTAACAACTGGCTATATAACAAAAAAGCTTGTAAAGCTGGGAATCCAGCTTTACAGGCTTTTTGGCTTTACTCTAGAAAAAATTGCATTGTCCGATCTGAATATCTGGGATAATGTTAAGGACAGCCTTCTTTTAAATATCCAATGACTTAAATCGATCCCAACTCTGCTGTAAATTTTGCTCAGCCCACTGAAGATGGTTTGGATCGCTATATTGGCGGTAGGTACATTCTATATGTAAAATGAGGTCAAGATATAAATCATACATCATCAACCGTTTCTTCTGAGCTGTAGTCATCTCTTGTATACCATACCCTTGCATAAATGCAGGGCAGTTAGCCGAAGTTCGGAAGTAATATTCCATTAGCGGATCGCCCCAAAGCGCTCGCTCGCAATCGATTAATCCGGATATGTCCCCATCATCTACGAAGACATTTCCATCCCACAAATCCCAGTGTACCAAACAAGGGATCGTTACTTCTTCTAGGCTGGAAGAATGCCGCTCAATAGCTGCCATTACGTCCTCCGCTGCTGCTGGAAGTGAAACATTAGCATCCTTAGCGTCAGCAAGTAAACCTGCTACCATCGCCATAAATACATGAGTCCAATTCTCTCCATGTTGTTCTTCCAAAGAAAAATATCCAAAACGTTCTCCCTTAATCTCATTGATCAATCGATTCAGTCTACCTAGTTCTAGCTCTATCTTTTCTCTTTGCTCTGGGGAAAGAGCTTCCTTCACTTTGTTGTACGGCTCCCCAGATAGATACTCCATAATAAAGTATTCTCCTTCAATAACAGAACAACTGTCATCGTAAAAGAGTACTTCAGGAACAGGTATTCCTCCCGTCTGCTGGATTAACTTAAGGACATCAACCTCAGCTCTCATCACATTATGCTCATAACGCATAACTCCAGTCGATGAATTCAAGGGTGCCACTTTCAGTACCACTTTCTTCCCAGTATCCAGAACAATCGAATAAGCTGAGTTAAACCAACCATCCTTCAATTCATGAACTGACGATATACCGGCATGCTCACCAAAAGCAGCCTTAATTACAACGCTCAATTCATTCTCATCCAAAACAAGTTTAATCCCACTGTCCATTTGATAATCCCCCTCATCAAAAAAAGTACCCGCAAAGCTACAATAGCCAAAGCGAGTACTTTCTGTCATCGTGTATGCTATACGAATAAGACTGTGTTTACTTTATACTTCGGTGCCCTCAAGAATCATAACTCCTCGACCTGCTAACGAAACGGTTCCCGAAACCACTTCACCGCTGAGCAGATCTTTCTTCTCTTCACGGCCAATTTCCACTATTGCTGTCTCAGCATTATGATTCAACAGGAATAAATAAGCAACCCCATCTTTCACACGCTGTGTCACTTCCACACCTGACGGTGCTTTGACGAGAGGCTTAATCCCTTTCTCCTCACATAGGTTAGCGAGAAATCCTTGCAAGAATGAAGCTTCAGGACTACTAGCTACATAATATGCACGGCCAGCACCAAATTGATTTACCGTAAGAACAGGGCGACCTTGATAGAAGTCGCTACCATATTCCGCCAGCACTTCAGCACCCTCACTATGAATCAGATCACATAAGATACCACATTCATAAGCACCTTGAAGTGCTCCCCATGATTGGTTCAGTACCATAGAATTCTTCTGATCCGGGAATAGAGCATCGATTTCTTCTGCCCAAATACCTAGCAAAGAACGCAGTTCTCCTGGATATCCGCCCAACGTTACCAGATCACTCTCATTAACAATTCCGCTGAAGAAGGTTGTTACAAAGGTTCCGCCCGCTGCGACAAATTTCTCTACCTTCTCTGCAAAACCTGGTTTCACCATATATAGAACAGGTGCAATGACGATCTCATACTTGCTGAGGTCCTCCTCTACGCCGATCATGTCGCTCTCTATATTCAATTCAAATAGAGCATCGTAATACTTATGCACTTCATTCACATAATTCAGCGCAATAGTAGGTCCGCTTGAGAGCTCGGTCGCCCAACGATTCTCCCAGTCAAAAATGATTCCAATCTTGGATTTGATTCGGGCATCAAGGATCGAATCCGACAACTGGGTCAACTCTTGACCTAATTCTGCACATTCACGGAATACGCGAGTATGTTCATGACCAACATGCTCAATTAACGCACCATGGTATTTTTCACACGCCCCAATCGAACGACGCAATTGAAAGAACATGACTGTATCCGCACCCCGAGCCACTGCTTGATAACTCCACAAACGCATAACACCTGGGCGTTTCAAAGAGTTATAGGCTTGCCAGTTTTGCTGGCTTGGTGTTTGCTCCATCAGCATGAATGGTTGCCCATTCTTAATTCCCCGCATGAGATCATGTGTCATTGCCGTAAAGCTAACGGGTGTATCAAGCGATGGGTAATTGTCCCAAGAGACCACATCTAAGTATTTCGCCCATTCAAAATAATCTAGCTCTGGATAGGTTCCCATCAGATTCGTTGTCACAGGAATGTCAGGTGTATGCTTCTTCAACTCATCATATTCCAATTTGTAACAATCCAAGAGGCTCTGTGACATGAAGCGGCGATAATCCAAAGAGATGCCTTGGAAGTTCGTGCGACTGCCACCCCACTCTTCGCTCAGTTCATTAGGAGGCACGATTTCATCCCAACTATAGAACGTATGTCCCCAGAAACGGGTATTCCACGCCTTGTTCAACTTCTCTAAACTACCATACCGCTCTTGCAGCCATACACGGAACTCGGCAGCACATTGCTCACAGTAACAATATCCTCCGTACTCATTGGAGATATGCCAAATTAACAAACCTGGGTGATCCTTATATCTTTCCGCCAGTTTTCCCGCCAATTTCGCTGAATATTTTCTATAGGTAGGACTGTTTGGACAAGAATTATGGCGTCCGCCAAATGCCCGTTTTCTACCTTGTACATCTACCCGAAGCACATCCGGGTGACGATGTGCCATCCATGCTGGGTGTGCACCTGTACCGGTAGCCAAACAAACATAGACCCCATCTTGATATAACCGATCCATCGTTGCATCTAAAAATGAGAAGTCATAAGTTTCTTCATCTGGTTGAACCATAGCCCAGGAGAACACATTGATTGTCGCTACATCAACACCTGCCAGCTTGAACATCCGGCTGTCCTCTTGCCAAACTTCGGCATCCCATTGTTCTGGATTATAGTCGCCACCATACCATATTTTTGGTAATTTATTATTAATCACTGCTAACACTTCCTTTATGGAGTATAATTATATTACCATTTTATAATTAATAAACCCCATATTATATATAATATTATCGACCTTATATATAATAATATGGAACTAAATAGAGGAGACCACAAGATGAAGGCATTACGTAGATTCGTATTTTCTCCTACGGGTAACCCCGGACTTCCACTTATTGTAGAAAGTATCGGCTATAACCCTAATCAAGAGAAGATCTCAAGACCCCAAGGTTACCCATGGTACCACTGGATTCAGGCCGAAGTTGGAGAAGGAGTCCTGACATATGGTGATAAACGAGTGCATCTCTCACCTGGCAGCGGTGTACTGCTATCGCCGGGATTACCTCATGCCTATGAATCTTCCTCAGACAACATATGGGGTACATTTTACTTAACCTTTGGCGGTAACTCGTCCGCTACTATTCTGTCTTCATTCGGAATAAACGATCCCGCCTTCTTTCAATGGGAAGCTAGTTCACCATTTGGCTCACTTCTTAGTCTAATGCTGTCGAGAATAAATGATCGCTCCGACTTGTTTGGACTTGAGATCTCTGTAGATACTTATCGTTTCCTTGGTCAATTGAGTAAGCTAAGTCAAGGAAATAACATATCCATTTCTCGTAATATGGAAAAATTAGCCCCTCTACTGAAGTGGATGGAGGAGCACTACAATAATCCCGATATCGGATTAGACAACCTTGCCGAAGTACTTGGTATTTCAAGCCGTCATTTGAGTAAATTGTTCCAACCGACATTTGGCTTGTCCCCATATGCTTATTTTGTGCAAATGCGCATTCACAAAGCTAAAGAACTGCTTGCAGGTGATCCTTTATCTACAGTTGCTTCTATTGCCGTTGTGACAGGATTCCGCGATACAAGTCATTTTGTCGCTACGTTCCGTAAGCATACAGGGATGACGCCGCAGCAATTCAGGAGACTTCATTAGTTCAATAAAGGAGCCACCCTATGCATGTAGGAGTGTGCTAATATAATAAATTTCATTCGGCTCCGTCCAGAAACGTTTTCCTTCAGAGATAACGGATCCGTCCGGACTTATAATATCTAGTTTCATTTCACCACAACGAACACAGCACCAACCACGATGAGAAGTCGTTAACACCGCTGTGGCTAGTTGTCCTTGTTCCCAGGTTATTTCAACCTCAAACCCTCCCCTTGCTCTCAAACCACTAACCTTACCTTTTGGCCAGGCCTCAGGAAGTGCCGGGAGTAAATCGATACCGTCCAAATGGCTCTGTAATAACATTTCTGCCACACCAGCTGTCCCACCAAAGTTACCATCGATTTGAAAAGGGGGGTGATCGTCAAAAAGATTAGGATACGTCGAACGAGCCAATAGTGTACGCATAAAGTGATGAGCTGACTTCCCATCTCCTAGTCGAGCATACAAGTTGATAAGCCAAGCGCAACTCCATCCCGTATGTCCACCACCTTGGCTAATGCGACTTTGAAGTGTTTTACGAGCTGCTTCCATAAGTTCAGGCGTATTCGTTGGCGTAATTGAATTACCTGGATACAGTCCATACAGATGAGAAACGTGTCTATGACCCGGTTCAACTTCTGCAAAGGGTTTGTTCCATTCCTGAAGACGCCCATCATCTCCAATCTCTGGCCGAGCCAAACAAGCCTCCGCTTGGACAACTTCCTGTATCCAAGATTCATCTATACCTAATATTTCAGCAGCTTGGACGCAATGTCTGAATATCTCAGCGATCAGGGCCATATCCATCGTGGATGCAGCGGATACACTACATGGCTCTCCCTCTGGCGTAAGGAATTTATTCTCCGGTGAAATCGAAGGTGCCGTAACAAGAATACCTTCTGGCGTAGGGACTAGCCAATCCAAGCAAAACTGCGCTGCCCCCTTCATTAATGGATAAGCGGTTTCCCTCAAATACTCCACATCACGTCCAAATTCATAATGTTCCCACACATGGCGACACAGCCAAACTCCACCCATTGGCCAGAATGCCCAGCTTGCCTCACCATCACTTGGAATAGCCGATCTCCATAGATCGATATTATGGTGCGTTACCCAACCCCCACAATCATAATGAATACGAGCAGTTCTTGCACCTGTCACGCTTAGATCCTTAACCAGCTGAATTAATGGCTCATGACACTCACTTAAATTGCATATCTCAGCAGGCCAATAGTTCATTTGGGTATTAATATTCGTCGTATAATTACTATTCCATGGAGGCTGTATATGATAATTCCATATTCCTTGTAAGTTGGCTGGCTGCGTGCCTGGTCTGGAACTAGCCATAAGCAAGTACCGACCATACTGAAAATACAATGACTCAAGCCCAGGATCTACATCACCAGTCCGATATGCTGCTAGTCGCTCGTCTGTCGGGAGCGATTCATTCCTTGAATTACCTAAATCAAGGCTCACCCGCCGAAACAGTTGTTGATGATCTTGGATATGTCTACTACGTAAATTGACATAACCTATTTGTACAGCTGCATCCAACTGTGCGCTACATGTATTTGAAAGTGACTCTCCGCTCTGTTCCGGCATCACATCGTATCCCGCAAAATTCGTTGCCGCTGCGAGCAGAAAGGTTGCCTTTTTTGCTCCATTAACTGTAAGTTTATTTCCTTCCACGACCTTTACTTCCCCTTCATCAATCAACACACGCAAATGAATTTCAAAGATTAGACCCAAACCTTCTTCGTAAAGTATAGATTGTGGATGATTTCCAAGATAATTATCAGCTATGTGGCTCGGGCATTGTCCTCGGAGCACAATGGTATCAGTCAGCTCATTTACGAAGGTCAAGTGTTTCAACGGTGAGTCCAGTGACAAACTTAACTCTAATGGACTCTGTCCTGATGCTGCAATTTGAACAGCTAAGATTTGATCGGGTGCACTAACAAAAACTTCTCTTGTACAATTTGTCCCACCAACATTGTATTGTACGCTTGAGATACCTGTATCAAGATCAAGCTCTCGATAATAAGAATTGTAAGAGTTCTTGCCTTGTTGTTGGATTAACAAATTACCTAGTGGTTGATACGACTCACTCCGGCTACCCAACATGTTCCTCTCGATCAAAGCTTCCGCTTCTCTATATTTCCCGGAAAATATAAGCTCGCGCACCTTCTTTAAGTGCCGAAGGGCCTCATAATTTTGCCCATCACGGGGAAATCCAGACCATAATGTATCTTCATTAAGAGCGATGATCTCACTGTTCACGCCACCGTATACCATCGCACCAATCCGCCCGTTTCCGACTGGCAGAGCCTCTTCCCAGCGGGAAGCGGGCTGATTATACCATAACTTCCACCTTGTGTTTCCATTGTTCATTCCCATCATTTGTTCAACCTCCACTCCATGCAGCTTAGAAAGAAAAGGCCCGAATAAATTCACGGGCCTTTTCCTTGTTCTTGCTATTTAGATTCTTTGTAGAAACTATTATTTAATTATTTAATGTCTTTACCAGTAAACAATGATACTCTCGCTTTAACTAGCTGAGTATATTCAGCTTCCATTTGTTCTGCACCGGCTTTATCTAGATCAGCCAAGAAGCCGTCATAAATTTTGTCGAAGTCAGATGTTTTTGCAAGAACTGCTTCCGGAATTTTCTTGCGGATGATATCTTGCGTTTTCTTAGAGATAACTTGATAATCGCCGTCTGTTGGAACAGGCATGTTGTACAGCGCGCCCCATTCCTTAGCTTCAAAATCGCTTTCTTGCGGGAACAAATCTTTCCAAGTTGTAGCATTGTAAGCTTTCAATGATTCTTTTTCAGCATCTGAATAAAGCTCAACGATTTGTTCTGGGAAGTTGATTGTGTAGAAATTATCTGTGGAATCTTTAACCCCGTCACCATAACGTGCGCTAAATGCTGCATACAAGCCAGCTGGATTACCAAGACCTGTTTCCTTAGTGAAGTTAGCTGTATCGTTCATTCTTCTTTCTGTAATCTCAGCAGGAATTACCCGTTGACCGTTTTCAACATTGTAATGTTTGCCTTCGATCCCCCAGTTTCTGAGAACTTGACCTTCATCGGAAGCTAACCAGTCTAAGAACTTGATAGCACGAACTGGATCTTTACAAGCCGTCGTAATTGCGATACCGTATCCGTCAACCCCTGCAGGTTGGAAGGAATGGTCAACATAATCTTCGCTCAATGTAACAGGGAAATGGGCGTAAGTAGCATCGTTTTTGCCTGCAGATTTCAAGGCGTTTTCCCCGTCTGCATAACCCCATTCTTGGTCAATTAAACCAAGTACGCGGCCGCTGGCGATTTTTGCTTTATATTGGTCTTCCTTCTGTACGAAAGTATCCTTATCGAGCAATCCTTCATTGTACATATGGTTCAACCAGCGGAAATATTCTTTCTCTTCTGCGCGTTTGTAATGAAGCTTAGCTTCATAAGTTTCTGGATCGACATAGTATTCGCCGTCATCCGGAGCACCAGTTGCTATGAACGCCGGGTTGGTAACGGTGATCATGATTCTCCAGTCATCCGCACTTAAGGTGAGCGGAATCGTAGGCTGTCCGTCGATTGTAGGATGCTTAGCATAGTAATCTTTCAATACTTTCTCATAATCCGCTAATGTGCGAACTTGCGGATAACCGAGTTCTTTCAATACGCGATGTTGGATTTCAAAACCACCTGTCGCATCAAAATATTGGTTATCGACACCCATGTTCGTAACGATCGAATAGATGGATTGATCTTCATTACTGTATTTCAAACGATTCATGTTATCGCCAAAAATTTTCTTAATATTTGGAGCATATTTATCAATTAAATCAGTCATATCAACAATGAGTCCAGCATCGATCAGTTTGGACAGCTCGCCTTTAGCGAAGATTAAATCTGGAACATCACCACTTGCTGCCATCAAGGCAACTTTGCTCTCACCGCCACCAGCACCTACATCAAATTCAGCATCAATAGTTACGCCAGTTTTCTCGGTGATTACTTTACCGACATCATCCTGCATTCCGTTCCAGTTCGGGCTGGCATCCCCACCGAAGAAGGTAAAACTGATAGGGCTTGTGTCTTCCGCTGGTTGTTCGGTTTGGCTATTAGTGCCCGTATTTCCTGTGTTGCCTGTATTGCCTGCTGCCGCATTGTTTTTGTCATTGTTACCTGAGCTACCGCAACCGCCTACAAGCAAAGTACTTGCCAATAAAAGAGCAGCAAAAGTTTTAGGACCTTTCCACTTCATTTCTAGTTCCCCCTCATTATAAATAATAAACATATATTGTATAACAGGCTAACCTGTAAATACCTTACTAAAAACACAAAATATTGTTAATAAGAGCGCGTTTATTTTTAACTCTAGTACTTTCCCAGAAAGTAAGGGCTTTCAATGTTTGCTTTTATAAAAGAGTCTTACTGGATACCAGCCCGCCGTATTAATCGTTTAGTACGGCGGAACTGGTTCATTCTAAATCAATAACATTAAGCCTTCACGGCACCCAAAGTCATACCGGATACAAAATATCTTTGTAAGAATGGATATACAACTAGAATCGGGACCGTTACGACAATCGTAATCGCCATCTTGATTGATTCCGGCGATACCTGGGCCATCTGATTGGCCAAGTCGTTCGCGTTAGCCATTGCGGAACCTTGGTTCGTACTGGCCAGTACCTTCATCAATTCATATTGCAGTGTAGTGAGGTGAGGCTTATTTCCATTGTACAAATAAGTATCAAACCAGGAATTCCATTGCCCAACTGCCAGGAACAACGCAATCGTTGCCAATACCGGTTTACAGAGCGGAAGAATGATTTTGTAATAAATCATAAAATCATTGGCACCGTCGAGTTTTCCCGATTCTTGTAGGGCGTAAGGTAATCCATCGATAAACGATCTGATGATAAAGACGTTAAACGCGCTGACTGCACCAGGAAGAATGTAAATCCAGAACGTGCCGATCAGATCCAGATGCCGCATGAGCATGTAAGTAGGAACCAGCCCGCCAGAGAAATACATCGTCAGAGCCAAAAAGGTAGAAACGAATTTCCGCGATCTAAAATCCGGGCGGCTCAAGGTATAAGCAAGCATAGACGAGCTTATCAAGCCGAGTATGGTACCGGCAATCGTCCGAAACATCGTGATCTTAAACCCTTGCAACAAGCCGGTATAGCCGAAAATCGTTTTGTAGTTTTCCCAAGTAAACTCACGCGGCCATATATAAATGCCGCCCCGAACGGTATCCTTCGAATCATTAAACGAGATCGCCAGCACGTTCAAGAAAGGATACAACGTGATGATCAGTATGATTGCCATCAGAATGATGTTGCAGATGTCAAAAATTTTCTCGGATCTTGTTGCATTAAATGCTTTTGCTGCCACGTTTGTCCCCTCCTCTACATAATGCTTTCTTTGGTCGTTTTCTTCATGATGCCGTTCGCCGTAAACAACAGTATGATACTTACGACGGAGGTAAACATACTAATGGCTGTACCGTATGAGAAACGGCTGATATTAATACCGTATTTCAATGCATATAGATCCAACACTTCGGAATAATCCGTCACTAGCGCATTCTGCAACTGGAACTGTTTCTCGAAGCCGATACCGATCAAATGACCGATCGACATGATCAATAGGACAGAAATCGTAGTCCGAATTCCCGGAAGCGTAATATTCCACATTTGTTTGAAGCGACCTGCTCCGTCAACCCGAGCGGCTTCATATAGTTCCTTGTCGATTCCGGTGATCGCAGCCAAATAAATAATCGCGTTCCAGCCGGTTTCTTTCCACACATCGGAAGCGGTTACAATCCCCCAGAACCATTTCCCCTGAGCCATGAACTGAATAGGCTCCTTAATGATATGCAATGACATTAAGATATCGTTTACAATCCCGCCGTCAATCGAGAGTAGCTTCGTAATGATTCCTGCCACAACGACCCAGGATACAAAGTGAGGCAAATAAGATACCGTCTGAACGCTTCGTTTGAAAGCAGTACCTTTCAACTCGTTCAGGAACACCGCGAAAAAGATCGGCACGATAAATCCAAAGATGATGCCCAAGATACTCATGGCCAACGTGTTTCTTAAGACTAGGTAAAATCTTTCATCATGGAACAAGTCCACGAAGTTCTTCATTCCAACCCATTTCTGTTCCGAAAATGATTTGGACGGTTTATAGTTCTGGAATGCCATTGTCCAGCCCCAGACTGGTAAATAGTTAAATACGAACAACCAAATTACAAATGGTAAGGACATCAGGTATAAATATTTCTGCCGTACTATACTCTGCCAAAGTCCTTGTTTCCGCTTTTTCGGCGGTCTAGGGGTTACGCTTACATTTCTAGTATCGGGTTTCGCTGAGAGCGTTTCCATGTGTCCAATCCCCCCTTCTCTGCTATAACTCTATGATATAGCAGAGGGAGAATTCGAAATACCCAATAGATTTTAGAGAAAACCATATAATAATTAGACATTGACTGGAATCGTAAACAGAATTTCCGTCCCCTTACCATATTCACTGCTGATATTCAGGCCATGCTCCTCACCGTAGGATAAGACGAGTCTTTGATGGACATTGCGCAGCCCAATCCGATTGTTCCCTAGTTCATCCGGGCTTGAAACGGAATGCATAACCTCAGCAAGCCGCTCAGGTGACATGCCCAGACCGTTATCCCGAACCCTGACTTCCACGACTTCTCCCTTATGCTGAATATCTATTGTTACTTCCACTCCATCTTCTTTATCCTCCACCCCATGGACTACCGCATTTTCAGCCAAAGGTTGGATAATCAGTGGGGGAATCCGAATTTGATCTGATCCCAGATCGATATTTAGTTCATAATGCAGTCGGTCCTCGTAACGGAACTTCTGAATCTGTAGATAGGATCGCACCATTTCCAGCTCTTCCTTGAGCGATGTCTTCTCCCTGCCTACCTCCAGATTTTTGCGCATTAATTGTCCCAGCAATCGGACGACATTCGCAATCTCCTTCTCCCCTTTTAGGTGGGCATTCATCCGAATAGACTCCAAGGCATTAAATAGAAAATGCGGATTGATCTGACTGGCCATCATCTTCAGTTTAATTTCACGCTGGGCCAACTCCAGAGCTGTATTCTGTTCGGTTTTCTCTACAACTTGATTCATTAACTTACGGATACTTTCGACCATA is part of the Paenibacillus segetis genome and encodes:
- a CDS encoding AraC family transcriptional regulator; the encoded protein is MRSDFSIRLETHLHWIKKETFALDRDIYSYWTMFAVEEGRFAYRIEEQEGEAGVGSLVVCPPNTWFHRRTLEPLTFHFIHFTWDSEPSLEERRSLTGKLMITDIERLFSDYRYLRLLALEQDEAAMERKQHLVSDIWRLFELERNVPKELGLHGMLADVEMRKAAQFIAANAFGPIDMKDLAFSLQLTPVQLTRRFRAAYGMTPSDYTTRLRLDKASKLLLETELSIDKIAQLCGYENGFYLSRIFRNKRGMPPSQYRNMPRV
- a CDS encoding phosphotransferase family protein, with the protein product MDSGIKLVLDENELSVVIKAAFGEHAGISSVHELKDGWFNSAYSIVLDTGKKVVLKVAPLNSSTGVMRYEHNVMRAEVDVLKLIQQTGGIPVPEVLFYDDSCSVIEGEYFIMEYLSGEPYNKVKEALSPEQREKIELELGRLNRLINEIKGERFGYFSLEEQHGENWTHVFMAMVAGLLADAKDANVSLPAAAEDVMAAIERHSSSLEEVTIPCLVHWDLWDGNVFVDDGDISGLIDCERALWGDPLMEYYFRTSANCPAFMQGYGIQEMTTAQKKRLMMYDLYLDLILHIECTYRQYSDPNHLQWAEQNLQQSWDRFKSLDI
- a CDS encoding beta-galactosidase — protein: MINNKLPKIWYGGDYNPEQWDAEVWQEDSRMFKLAGVDVATINVFSWAMVQPDEETYDFSFLDATMDRLYQDGVYVCLATGTGAHPAWMAHRHPDVLRVDVQGRKRAFGGRHNSCPNSPTYRKYSAKLAGKLAERYKDHPGLLIWHISNEYGGYCYCEQCAAEFRVWLQERYGSLEKLNKAWNTRFWGHTFYSWDEIVPPNELSEEWGGSRTNFQGISLDYRRFMSQSLLDCYKLEYDELKKHTPDIPVTTNLMGTYPELDYFEWAKYLDVVSWDNYPSLDTPVSFTAMTHDLMRGIKNGQPFMLMEQTPSQQNWQAYNSLKRPGVMRLWSYQAVARGADTVMFFQLRRSIGACEKYHGALIEHVGHEHTRVFRECAELGQELTQLSDSILDARIKSKIGIIFDWENRWATELSSGPTIALNYVNEVHKYYDALFELNIESDMIGVEEDLSKYEIVIAPVLYMVKPGFAEKVEKFVAAGGTFVTTFFSGIVNESDLVTLGGYPGELRSLLGIWAEEIDALFPDQKNSMVLNQSWGALQGAYECGILCDLIHSEGAEVLAEYGSDFYQGRPVLTVNQFGAGRAYYVASSPEASFLQGFLANLCEEKGIKPLVKAPSGVEVTQRVKDGVAYLFLLNHNAETAIVEIGREEKKDLLSGEVVSGTVSLAGRGVMILEGTEV
- a CDS encoding AraC family transcriptional regulator; the encoded protein is MKALRRFVFSPTGNPGLPLIVESIGYNPNQEKISRPQGYPWYHWIQAEVGEGVLTYGDKRVHLSPGSGVLLSPGLPHAYESSSDNIWGTFYLTFGGNSSATILSSFGINDPAFFQWEASSPFGSLLSLMLSRINDRSDLFGLEISVDTYRFLGQLSKLSQGNNISISRNMEKLAPLLKWMEEHYNNPDIGLDNLAEVLGISSRHLSKLFQPTFGLSPYAYFVQMRIHKAKELLAGDPLSTVASIAVVTGFRDTSHFVATFRKHTGMTPQQFRRLH
- a CDS encoding glycoside hydrolase family 95 protein; translation: MMGMNNGNTRWKLWYNQPASRWEEALPVGNGRIGAMVYGGVNSEIIALNEDTLWSGFPRDGQNYEALRHLKKVRELIFSGKYREAEALIERNMLGSRSESYQPLGNLLIQQQGKNSYNSYYRELDLDTGISSVQYNVGGTNCTREVFVSAPDQILAVQIAASGQSPLELSLSLDSPLKHLTFVNELTDTIVLRGQCPSHIADNYLGNHPQSILYEEGLGLIFEIHLRVLIDEGEVKVVEGNKLTVNGAKKATFLLAAATNFAGYDVMPEQSGESLSNTCSAQLDAAVQIGYVNLRSRHIQDHQQLFRRVSLDLGNSRNESLPTDERLAAYRTGDVDPGLESLYFQYGRYLLMASSRPGTQPANLQGIWNYHIQPPWNSNYTTNINTQMNYWPAEICNLSECHEPLIQLVKDLSVTGARTARIHYDCGGWVTHHNIDLWRSAIPSDGEASWAFWPMGGVWLCRHVWEHYEFGRDVEYLRETAYPLMKGAAQFCLDWLVPTPEGILVTAPSISPENKFLTPEGEPCSVSAASTMDMALIAEIFRHCVQAAEILGIDESWIQEVVQAEACLARPEIGDDGRLQEWNKPFAEVEPGHRHVSHLYGLYPGNSITPTNTPELMEAARKTLQSRISQGGGHTGWSCAWLINLYARLGDGKSAHHFMRTLLARSTYPNLFDDHPPFQIDGNFGGTAGVAEMLLQSHLDGIDLLPALPEAWPKGKVSGLRARGGFEVEITWEQGQLATAVLTTSHRGWCCVRCGEMKLDIISPDGSVISEGKRFWTEPNEIYYISTLLHA
- a CDS encoding ABC transporter substrate-binding protein, coding for MKWKGPKTFAALLLASTLLVGGCGSSGNNDKNNAAAGNTGNTGNTGTNSQTEQPAEDTSPISFTFFGGDASPNWNGMQDDVGKVITEKTGVTIDAEFDVGAGGGESKVALMAASGDVPDLIFAKGELSKLIDAGLIVDMTDLIDKYAPNIKKIFGDNMNRLKYSNEDQSIYSIVTNMGVDNQYFDATGGFEIQHRVLKELGYPQVRTLADYEKVLKDYYAKHPTIDGQPTIPLTLSADDWRIMITVTNPAFIATGAPDDGEYYVDPETYEAKLHYKRAEEKEYFRWLNHMYNEGLLDKDTFVQKEDQYKAKIASGRVLGLIDQEWGYADGENALKSAGKNDATYAHFPVTLSEDYVDHSFQPAGVDGYGIAITTACKDPVRAIKFLDWLASDEGQVLRNWGIEGKHYNVENGQRVIPAEITERRMNDTANFTKETGLGNPAGLYAAFSARYGDGVKDSTDNFYTINFPEQIVELYSDAEKESLKAYNATTWKDLFPQESDFEAKEWGALYNMPVPTDGDYQVISKKTQDIIRKKIPEAVLAKTSDFDKIYDGFLADLDKAGAEQMEAEYTQLVKARVSLFTGKDIK
- a CDS encoding carbohydrate ABC transporter permease, yielding MAAKAFNATRSEKIFDICNIILMAIILIITLYPFLNVLAISFNDSKDTVRGGIYIWPREFTWENYKTIFGYTGLLQGFKITMFRTIAGTILGLISSSMLAYTLSRPDFRSRKFVSTFLALTMYFSGGLVPTYMLMRHLDLIGTFWIYILPGAVSAFNVFIIRSFIDGLPYALQESGKLDGANDFMIYYKIILPLCKPVLATIALFLAVGQWNSWFDTYLYNGNKPHLTTLQYELMKVLASTNQGSAMANANDLANQMAQVSPESIKMAITIVVTVPILVVYPFLQRYFVSGMTLGAVKA
- a CDS encoding ABC transporter permease, producing the protein METLSAKPDTRNVSVTPRPPKKRKQGLWQSIVRQKYLYLMSLPFVIWLFVFNYLPVWGWTMAFQNYKPSKSFSEQKWVGMKNFVDLFHDERFYLVLRNTLAMSILGIIFGFIVPIFFAVFLNELKGTAFKRSVQTVSYLPHFVSWVVVAGIITKLLSIDGGIVNDILMSLHIIKEPIQFMAQGKWFWGIVTASDVWKETGWNAIIYLAAITGIDKELYEAARVDGAGRFKQMWNITLPGIRTTISVLLIMSIGHLIGIGFEKQFQLQNALVTDYSEVLDLYALKYGINISRFSYGTAISMFTSVVSIILLFTANGIMKKTTKESIM